A region of Streptomyces sp. NBC_01750 DNA encodes the following proteins:
- a CDS encoding O-methyltransferase — protein MTTLDNENVSALLDRLYEDEQVKDAAPIQKLIADGRPPEQIGHEALNEMFEEAYLPIHRDVGNLMYLLCRTRNVKRAVEFGTSFAVSTIYLAAAVKDNGGGQVIGTEVMPSKIEVANRNIAEAGLTEYVEIREGDALKTLADLEGPIDLLLLDAWKDDNLTVLKMLEPVLAPNALVLGDDVSLARWLWEPYLEHVNGPDYHTVELPIGDGLVLSTRLV, from the coding sequence ATGACCACTCTCGACAATGAAAACGTCAGCGCACTGCTCGATCGCCTCTACGAGGACGAGCAGGTCAAGGACGCGGCGCCGATCCAGAAGCTGATCGCCGACGGGCGGCCGCCGGAGCAGATCGGCCACGAGGCCCTCAACGAGATGTTCGAGGAGGCGTATCTGCCGATCCACCGGGACGTCGGCAATCTGATGTACCTGCTCTGCCGGACGCGCAACGTCAAGCGGGCCGTCGAGTTCGGCACCTCGTTCGCCGTCTCGACCATCTACCTGGCGGCGGCGGTGAAGGACAACGGCGGCGGCCAGGTGATCGGCACTGAGGTGATGCCGTCCAAGATCGAGGTCGCGAACCGCAACATCGCCGAGGCCGGCCTCACCGAGTACGTCGAGATCCGCGAGGGCGACGCCCTGAAGACGCTGGCGGATCTGGAGGGCCCGATCGACCTCCTCCTCCTCGACGCGTGGAAGGACGACAACCTCACCGTCCTGAAGATGCTGGAGCCCGTCCTGGCCCCCAACGCCCTGGTGCTGGGTGACGATGTGAGCCTCGCGCGCTGGCTGTGGGAGCCGTACCTGGAGCACGTCAACGGTCCGGACTACCACACGGTGGAGCTGCCCATCGGCGACGGCCTGGTGCTGTCCACTCGTCTGGTCTGA
- a CDS encoding sugar phosphate isomerase/epimerase family protein — protein sequence MDERVDLLRSRRLFFAHHHLTGAPWGQPAAYPFPERAAAVAGVGSTGIGFDAQELTELVATHSADWVRGVLDENGLQIGELEVLTWWWGTPDDADASRPMEQPMFALADEFGIARLKASAVFLQLSDRPPLEVLAERFGALCDRAAEHGLRIALEPVAAFPNFSYADAAQVVLDADRTNGGIEIDAWHFFRDPTGFAALDRLDGAHISGLELCDGVAEPQVSLMEDSADGRLLPGKGSFDLPRLLREVERRQPDVDLSVEVLSASLRALSPAENAKHTLAAVDALLDRR from the coding sequence TTGGACGAACGAGTGGATCTTCTGCGGAGCCGCCGGCTCTTCTTCGCCCACCACCACCTGACCGGGGCGCCCTGGGGGCAGCCCGCCGCGTACCCGTTCCCCGAGCGGGCCGCCGCTGTGGCCGGCGTGGGCTCGACGGGAATCGGCTTCGACGCCCAGGAACTCACCGAGTTGGTCGCCACACACTCCGCCGACTGGGTCCGCGGTGTGCTTGACGAGAACGGCCTGCAGATAGGCGAACTCGAAGTACTGACCTGGTGGTGGGGTACGCCCGACGACGCCGACGCCTCACGGCCGATGGAGCAGCCGATGTTCGCGCTGGCCGACGAGTTCGGGATCGCCAGGCTCAAGGCTTCCGCGGTCTTCCTGCAACTGTCGGACCGGCCGCCGCTGGAGGTACTGGCCGAGCGGTTCGGCGCCCTGTGCGACCGGGCGGCCGAGCACGGACTGCGCATCGCCCTGGAACCGGTCGCCGCCTTCCCCAACTTCAGCTACGCCGACGCGGCGCAGGTCGTACTCGACGCCGACCGGACCAACGGCGGCATCGAGATCGACGCCTGGCACTTCTTCCGGGACCCGACCGGCTTCGCCGCCCTGGACCGGCTGGACGGAGCGCACATCAGCGGACTGGAACTGTGCGACGGCGTTGCAGAGCCGCAGGTTTCCCTGATGGAGGACTCCGCGGACGGCCGGCTGCTGCCCGGTAAGGGCAGCTTCGACCTGCCCCGGCTGCTGCGCGAGGTCGAGCGCCGGCAGCCCGACGTCGACCTGTCGGTGGAGGTGCTGTCCGCATCGCTGCGAGCGCTTTCCCCGGCGGAGAACGCCAAGCACACCCTGGCCGCCGTGGACGCGCTGCTCGACAGGCGCTGA